In the Variovorax sp. S12S4 genome, one interval contains:
- a CDS encoding DoxX family protein, with protein MQLIFPRLRGVYDRLEPLSYALLRIAFGLMLMTHGIPKLLGRSHGSMADPMAGSVNLIANVLHLPFAPLIGWFIALLEGVGGLMLALGFLTRIVAPMVVVQMLVICYLLAPTFPWIDRGYEYPLMLVFAALCIAARGSGPVSIDARLGREF; from the coding sequence ATGCAACTGATCTTTCCGCGGCTGCGCGGTGTTTATGACCGGCTCGAGCCGTTGAGCTATGCGCTGCTGCGCATCGCGTTCGGGCTGATGCTCATGACGCACGGCATTCCCAAGCTGCTTGGCCGCAGCCACGGCAGCATGGCCGACCCGATGGCCGGTTCGGTCAACCTGATTGCCAACGTGCTGCACCTGCCTTTCGCGCCGCTGATCGGTTGGTTCATCGCGCTGCTCGAAGGCGTGGGCGGGCTGATGCTGGCGCTGGGCTTCCTGACGCGCATCGTCGCGCCGATGGTGGTGGTGCAGATGCTGGTCATCTGCTACCTGCTGGCGCCAACGTTCCCCTGGATCGACCGGGGCTACGAATACCCGCTGATGCTGGTCTTCGCCGCGCTTTGCATCGCTGCGCGCGGCAGCGGGCCGGTCTCGATCGACGCGCGCCTCGGCCGCGAGTTCTGA
- a CDS encoding LysR family transcriptional regulator has protein sequence MDRFDAMQLFTRIVDLGSFTQAAAALDIPRATATHAIKELEARLHVRLLERTTRQVRTTVDGQAFYERCRHLLRELEEAESSLSELAVNPRGRLRIDIHGAPAQAIVLPRIREFHERYPHIELVMGSGDRLVDLLREGVDCVVRAGEPKDSSLVTRRLALLPQVTCASPGYLAEYGTPTQPSELARHLGVNFFSASRPEVFPYEFLVDGKLETYMLKDWISVNNADLYKICAEQGCGIIQVPRFSVERQLHEGSLVEILAHTPCPPMVYSVLYPHHRQLSPRVRVFIDWIAQLYAERFGTAA, from the coding sequence ATGGACCGCTTCGATGCCATGCAGCTGTTCACCCGCATCGTCGATCTGGGCAGCTTTACCCAAGCCGCGGCCGCGCTCGACATTCCGCGTGCCACGGCCACGCATGCCATCAAGGAGCTGGAGGCCAGGCTGCACGTGCGCCTTTTGGAACGCACCACGCGGCAGGTGCGCACCACCGTCGACGGGCAGGCTTTCTACGAGCGCTGCCGCCATCTGCTGCGCGAACTGGAGGAGGCGGAGTCTTCGCTGTCGGAGCTGGCGGTCAACCCGCGCGGGCGCCTGCGCATCGACATCCACGGCGCGCCGGCGCAGGCCATCGTGCTGCCCCGCATTCGCGAGTTTCACGAGCGCTATCCGCACATCGAGCTTGTCATGGGCAGCGGCGACCGTCTTGTGGACCTGCTGCGCGAAGGTGTCGATTGCGTGGTGCGCGCGGGCGAGCCGAAGGATTCGTCGCTTGTCACCCGGCGCCTGGCGCTGCTGCCGCAAGTGACCTGCGCAAGCCCGGGCTACCTGGCCGAATACGGCACGCCCACGCAGCCGTCCGAGCTTGCGAGGCACCTCGGCGTCAATTTCTTCTCGGCTTCGAGGCCCGAGGTGTTTCCGTACGAATTCTTGGTGGACGGCAAGCTCGAGACGTACATGCTGAAGGACTGGATCAGCGTGAACAACGCCGACCTCTACAAGATTTGCGCCGAACAGGGCTGCGGGATCATCCAGGTGCCGCGCTTCAGTGTGGAGCGCCAGTTGCACGAGGGCTCGCTGGTCGAGATATTGGCGCACACGCCCTGCCCGCCCATGGTTTATTCGGTGCTGTACCCGCACCACCGGCAGCTGTCGCCGCGCGTGCGGGTGTTCATCGACTGGATTGCGCAGCTCTATGCGGAGCGCTTCGGCACGGCCGCGTGA
- a CDS encoding helix-turn-helix domain-containing protein gives MPNIASILKTEISRVARKEVRTEIETLKKASTHHRASIAALRRQVEKLEKELRRALKMSSSAPSAGDADDGAESGPSRRFSATRLAAHREKLGLSAAAYGKLVGVTGQTIYKWEQGKARPRKAQLEGLASVRGLGRREVAEQLNAE, from the coding sequence ATGCCAAATATTGCCTCCATCCTCAAAACCGAGATTTCCCGTGTCGCCCGCAAGGAAGTTCGCACAGAGATCGAAACGCTGAAAAAAGCTTCCACGCACCATCGCGCCTCGATCGCCGCACTGCGCCGGCAGGTCGAGAAACTGGAGAAGGAACTGCGGCGTGCGCTGAAGATGTCTTCGAGCGCCCCTTCCGCCGGCGATGCGGACGATGGCGCCGAATCGGGCCCGTCCCGCCGGTTCAGCGCCACCCGGCTGGCCGCGCACCGCGAAAAGCTCGGCCTCTCGGCGGCGGCTTATGGAAAGCTGGTGGGCGTTACCGGCCAGACCATCTACAAGTGGGAACAAGGCAAGGCACGGCCGCGCAAGGCCCAACTGGAGGGCCTCGCATCGGTGCGGGGCCTGGGCCGGCGCGAAGTGGCAGAACAGCTGAACGCGGAATAG
- a CDS encoding UDP-N-acetylglucosamine 1-carboxyvinyltransferase yields MSNLIVHGGTPLRGRITPSANKNAVLPVLCATLLTREPLRLHGVPDITDVRKILDIFRSLGSEARMDHATGTLELHHRETAFDAARDRLPEEMRSSIMLVPPLLARFGIARLEDNVKGCTLGVREIDPHVDVFRRFGGKVERASGSLLVRCNGPLAPTEHWLDYASVTTSENFVLCAAAAKGTSTLTNAASEPHVQEFCRFMTMLGVRIEGIGTSRLTVHGGNALGGGEFRFDEDFHEITTFLALGAITGGDVVVRNSAPENFPLIDRTFAKFGVTVTHEDGWSRATCTGPLKVQTPFTSNVLTKVEAAPWPYFPVDLLPIFIALGVRAQGNAMFWNKVYDGALGWTSELSKFGAHVFSSDPHRLISFGGSPLTPAVVESPYIIRVAIALFMVAASIEGRSEIRNAAPIRRAHPRFVENLRSLGVQVEWTSEE; encoded by the coding sequence ATGTCCAATCTCATCGTGCACGGCGGTACGCCGCTTCGCGGCCGCATCACTCCCTCCGCCAACAAGAACGCCGTGCTGCCGGTGCTGTGCGCCACGCTGCTCACGCGTGAGCCGCTGCGGCTGCACGGCGTGCCCGACATCACCGACGTGCGCAAGATCCTCGACATCTTCCGCAGCCTGGGCAGCGAGGCGCGCATGGACCACGCCACCGGCACGCTGGAGCTGCACCACCGCGAAACGGCATTCGACGCCGCACGCGACCGGTTGCCCGAGGAAATGCGCTCGTCGATCATGCTGGTGCCTCCGCTCCTGGCGCGCTTCGGCATTGCGCGGCTCGAAGACAACGTCAAGGGCTGCACGCTGGGCGTGCGCGAGATCGATCCGCACGTGGACGTGTTCCGCCGCTTCGGCGGCAAGGTGGAGCGCGCCAGCGGCTCGCTGCTTGTGCGGTGCAACGGGCCGCTTGCGCCCACCGAGCACTGGCTCGACTACGCCTCCGTCACCACCAGCGAAAACTTTGTGCTGTGCGCGGCGGCGGCCAAAGGCACATCGACGCTCACCAACGCAGCGTCAGAGCCGCATGTGCAGGAGTTCTGCCGCTTCATGACGATGCTGGGCGTGCGCATCGAGGGCATCGGCACCTCGCGGCTCACGGTGCACGGCGGCAATGCGCTGGGCGGCGGCGAGTTCCGCTTCGACGAAGACTTTCACGAGATCACCACCTTCCTGGCGCTGGGCGCCATCACCGGAGGCGACGTGGTCGTGCGCAACAGCGCACCCGAAAACTTTCCGCTGATCGACCGCACCTTCGCCAAGTTCGGCGTCACGGTCACGCATGAAGACGGCTGGTCGCGCGCCACCTGCACCGGCCCGTTGAAGGTGCAGACGCCCTTCACAAGCAACGTGCTCACCAAGGTGGAGGCCGCGCCGTGGCCCTACTTTCCGGTCGACCTGCTGCCCATCTTCATTGCGCTGGGCGTGCGTGCCCAGGGCAATGCGATGTTCTGGAACAAGGTGTACGACGGCGCGCTGGGCTGGACCAGCGAGCTCTCCAAGTTCGGCGCGCATGTGTTCTCGTCGGATCCGCATCGGCTCATCAGCTTTGGCGGCAGCCCGCTGACGCCGGCCGTGGTCGAGAGCCCCTACATCATCCGCGTGGCCATTGCGCTCTTCATGGTCGCGGCCAGCATCGAAGGCCGCTCCGAAATCCGCAACGCTGCGCCCATTCGCCGCGCCCACCCGCGCTTCGTCGAGAACCTGCGCAGCCTGGGCGTGCAGGTGGAGTGGACGAGCGAAGAGTAA
- the bla gene encoding class A beta-lactamase, producing MKPSANRRIFLLAASALPLASACTAWSAKAQQATSAEAQLAALESSVGGRLGVAALDTGSGARVQHRATERFALCSTFKTMLAAAILARSARESSLLERRVSYSRSDILINSPITEKNLGQGMTVSALCAATIQYSDNAAANLLMKILGGPAAVTAFARSIGDQTFRLDRWETELNSAIPGDLRDTTTPEAMAASLQRLVLGDALGAAQRSQLETWLLGNTTGAARIRAGVPADWKVGDKTGLGSYGTNNDTGVLWPPSGAPVVLAVYLTFPKEDAPARNDVIASAARIVVNALRG from the coding sequence ATGAAACCCTCCGCCAATCGCCGCATCTTCCTGCTTGCCGCATCCGCGCTGCCGCTGGCCAGCGCCTGCACCGCCTGGTCCGCGAAAGCGCAACAGGCCACGTCGGCCGAGGCGCAGCTCGCGGCGCTCGAAAGCTCCGTGGGCGGGCGGCTCGGCGTGGCCGCGCTGGACACGGGCAGCGGCGCGCGCGTGCAGCACCGGGCAACCGAGCGCTTTGCGCTGTGCAGCACTTTCAAGACAATGCTGGCCGCGGCCATCCTCGCGCGCAGCGCACGCGAGAGCAGCCTGCTGGAGCGCCGCGTGAGCTACAGCAGGAGCGACATCCTGATCAATTCGCCCATCACGGAGAAAAACCTGGGGCAGGGGATGACTGTTTCCGCCCTGTGCGCGGCCACCATCCAGTACAGCGACAACGCCGCCGCCAACCTGCTGATGAAGATCCTCGGCGGGCCTGCCGCGGTGACCGCGTTCGCGCGCTCCATCGGCGACCAGACCTTCAGGCTCGACCGCTGGGAGACCGAACTCAACAGCGCCATTCCGGGCGACCTGCGCGACACGACCACGCCGGAGGCGATGGCCGCAAGCCTGCAGCGGCTGGTGCTGGGCGACGCGCTCGGTGCGGCGCAACGCAGCCAGCTCGAAACCTGGCTCCTGGGCAACACCACCGGCGCCGCTCGCATCCGCGCCGGCGTGCCGGCGGACTGGAAGGTGGGCGACAAGACCGGCCTGGGCTCCTACGGCACCAACAACGACACAGGCGTGCTGTGGCCGCCCTCGGGCGCTCCGGTGGTGCTGGCGGTCTACCTTACCTTTCCCAAGGAGGATGCGCCGGCCCGCAACGACGTCATTGCGTCGGCGGCGCGCATCGTGGTGAACGCACTGCGGGGCTGA
- a CDS encoding ArsR/SmtB family transcription factor gives MVELDDERLDAVFHALADSTRRTMLQLLAQGECSVGELGAPFRMSFAGASKHVKALERAGLVSRTVQGRAHVCRLEPAALASANAWLRYYEGFWNSHLDALEQELRRDNASRK, from the coding sequence ATGGTTGAACTAGACGACGAGCGGCTCGATGCCGTGTTCCATGCCCTGGCCGACAGCACGCGGCGCACGATGCTGCAGCTGCTGGCGCAGGGCGAGTGCAGCGTGGGCGAACTCGGCGCTCCGTTTCGAATGTCCTTTGCGGGCGCCTCCAAGCACGTCAAGGCGCTGGAGCGCGCCGGCCTGGTCTCCCGCACGGTGCAGGGCCGCGCGCACGTCTGCCGGCTGGAGCCGGCGGCGCTTGCCTCGGCCAACGCATGGCTGCGGTACTACGAAGGCTTCTGGAACAGCCATCTGGACGCGCTGGAGCAGGAGCTGCGGCGCGACAACGCATCCCGCAAGTGA
- a CDS encoding SRPBCC family protein — MTTSSLGTLIEPGTVRMERTLPAPVERVWAYFVDPDKRARWLAGGTMAEKSGGVFELRFEHTSLSGEVAPDRFADCRGPISQKSRLVTLDPMKRLTISWGSESATASEVSFEFTPRGDSTHLVLTHRRLPDRKETLSVSSGWHAHLDVLDDVLHQRTPRGFWSNHAALEKAYEARLPA, encoded by the coding sequence ATGACGACAAGCAGCCTCGGAACCCTGATCGAACCCGGCACCGTGCGCATGGAGCGCACCCTGCCCGCGCCGGTGGAGCGCGTGTGGGCCTATTTCGTCGACCCCGACAAGCGCGCGAGGTGGCTCGCCGGCGGCACCATGGCCGAGAAAAGCGGCGGCGTGTTCGAACTGCGCTTCGAGCACACCAGCCTTTCCGGTGAAGTGGCGCCCGATCGCTTTGCCGACTGCCGTGGCCCCATCTCGCAGAAATCGCGCCTTGTGACGCTCGACCCAATGAAGCGCCTGACCATCAGCTGGGGCAGCGAAAGCGCCACCGCGTCCGAGGTGAGCTTCGAGTTCACGCCCCGGGGCGATTCGACGCACCTGGTGCTCACGCACCGCCGCCTGCCCGACCGCAAGGAAACACTCAGCGTTTCGAGCGGCTGGCACGCGCATCTGGACGTGCTCGACGACGTGCTGCACCAGCGCACGCCCCGGGGGTTCTGGAGCAACCACGCGGCGCTCGAAAAAGCCTACGAGGCCCGTCTTCCGGCCTGA
- a CDS encoding CDP-alcohol phosphatidyltransferase family protein, with protein sequence MTTPSSAPARKHFSMIRGFHLADAFTLGNAACGVGAVFLAMAFMASQSLAQFLWAAALAPAAFVFDVFDGRIARWRQTHSALGRELDSLADVISFGVAPAALAFAAGLDGGWDCVLLIYFVGCGVSRLARYNVTAEALSAGADKVKYFEGTPIPTSVVLVGVLAWAAWQGRIGDAVWGGAWVLGPWQLHPLTLLFALSGTLMISKTLRIPKF encoded by the coding sequence ATGACCACCCCCTCCTCCGCACCGGCCCGCAAGCATTTCTCGATGATCCGCGGCTTTCACCTGGCCGATGCGTTCACGCTCGGCAATGCCGCGTGCGGCGTGGGCGCGGTGTTCCTCGCCATGGCCTTCATGGCGAGCCAGTCGCTTGCGCAGTTCTTGTGGGCCGCCGCGCTCGCGCCCGCCGCCTTCGTGTTCGACGTGTTCGACGGCCGCATTGCGCGCTGGCGGCAAACCCACTCGGCCCTCGGGCGCGAGCTCGATTCACTGGCCGATGTGATCTCGTTCGGCGTGGCGCCCGCCGCGCTCGCCTTTGCGGCGGGCCTGGACGGCGGCTGGGACTGCGTGCTGCTGATCTACTTCGTCGGCTGCGGCGTGAGCCGGCTCGCACGCTACAACGTCACGGCCGAAGCGCTTTCCGCGGGCGCCGACAAGGTCAAGTACTTCGAAGGCACGCCCATCCCTACCAGCGTGGTGCTGGTCGGCGTGCTGGCATGGGCCGCCTGGCAAGGCCGCATCGGCGACGCGGTGTGGGGCGGCGCATGGGTGCTCGGCCCGTGGCAGCTGCATCCGCTCACGCTGCTCTTCGCGCTCTCGGGCACGCTCATGATCAGCAAGACGCTGCGCATTCCCAAGTTCTGA
- a CDS encoding glutathione S-transferase family protein — translation MLKLYFDPQSRSQVAKWMLDEAGVEYEIVQTLIREKAHKKPEYLKINPAGKLPALVDGRTRVFENAAICMYVADKFPQARLAPPADSPDRGRYLSLMVYSTAQLEPAMGDSMLGVRSNNSARGWTNFEQAKDAVERELGEGPYLFGARFTAADVMIGSMFIWHRAFGGRSNRPKIDAYINRLQARPKGMKFG, via the coding sequence ATGCTGAAGCTGTATTTCGATCCGCAAAGCCGCTCGCAGGTTGCAAAGTGGATGCTCGACGAAGCCGGCGTGGAATACGAGATCGTGCAGACCCTCATCCGCGAAAAGGCGCACAAGAAGCCCGAGTACCTGAAGATCAACCCCGCGGGCAAGCTGCCGGCGCTGGTGGACGGCCGAACACGCGTGTTCGAGAACGCGGCCATCTGCATGTACGTGGCCGACAAGTTTCCGCAGGCCCGCCTGGCGCCACCGGCGGATTCGCCCGACCGCGGCCGCTACCTGTCGCTCATGGTCTATTCGACGGCGCAGCTGGAGCCCGCGATGGGCGACAGCATGCTGGGGGTGCGCAGCAACAACAGCGCGCGCGGCTGGACCAACTTCGAGCAGGCCAAGGACGCGGTGGAGCGCGAACTGGGCGAAGGTCCCTATCTCTTCGGCGCGCGGTTCACTGCGGCCGACGTGATGATCGGCTCGATGTTCATCTGGCACCGTGCCTTTGGCGGGCGCTCCAACCGGCCGAAGATCGATGCCTACATCAACCGGCTCCAGGCCCGGCCCAAGGGCATGAAGTTCGGTTGA
- a CDS encoding histidine phosphatase family protein — protein MAQAQFPHGATAGLDQLVSIAAAQPLAPACDHFYFLRHGQTGRNAQRIFQAVDEPLSELGLQQAARAAQLLAGEPIRTIVCSDARRAHDTAHTVAAVLRIEPTPQAALRERNFGALIGTSSVNIDWACEPDGGETLAQFVARKRQALDEALAQPAPVLVVAHGGTLYALAALIGVPIDLGLLGNAQPLRFSRSGPTWAVTPLLRHADGDSALA, from the coding sequence ATGGCACAAGCACAATTCCCCCATGGCGCGACCGCCGGCCTCGACCAGCTGGTGAGCATTGCCGCCGCGCAGCCGCTGGCGCCGGCCTGCGATCACTTCTACTTCTTGCGCCACGGCCAGACCGGCCGCAATGCGCAGCGCATCTTCCAGGCCGTGGACGAGCCGCTGAGCGAGCTCGGGCTCCAGCAGGCGGCGCGCGCCGCCCAGCTGCTGGCCGGCGAGCCGATCCGCACCATCGTCTGTAGCGACGCGCGGCGCGCCCACGACACCGCGCACACCGTGGCGGCGGTGCTCCGCATCGAGCCCACGCCGCAGGCCGCACTGCGCGAACGCAACTTCGGCGCACTCATCGGCACCTCGTCGGTCAACATCGACTGGGCCTGCGAGCCCGACGGCGGCGAAACCCTTGCGCAGTTCGTGGCGCGCAAGAGGCAGGCGCTCGACGAAGCGCTGGCGCAGCCCGCACCGGTTCTGGTGGTGGCCCACGGCGGCACGCTCTATGCGCTGGCCGCGCTGATCGGCGTGCCCATCGACCTGGGCCTGCTCGGCAATGCCCAGCCATTGCGTTTTTCGCGCAGCGGCCCTACATGGGCTGTAACGCCGCTGCTGCGGCATGCCGACGGGGATTCCGCCCTGGCGTAG
- a CDS encoding DnaJ C-terminal domain-containing protein — protein MEFKDYYSALGIDRTASEDEVRKAYRKLARKYHPDVSKEADAEKRMRDINEANDVLRDKEKRAAYDALADRVARGGHPEGDFQPPPDWDTGFEFHRGPGQGPADHAGFSDFFSSLFGEAERRGAARRNYRARGEDHHAAIEISLEDALNGAEREITLRAQEIDAQGRPALKTRTLSVKIPPGMHPGQFIRLAGQGMPGHGGEPAGDLYLEVRIAPHRLYRVEERDLYMTLPVTPAEAALGAQVKVPVPTGGAVEVTVPRNARSGLKLRLKGRGLGGKQPGDLYLLLDIALPPADSEAARKAYEQLAQASASFNPRQHLGV, from the coding sequence ATGGAATTCAAGGACTACTACAGCGCCCTGGGCATCGACCGCACCGCGTCGGAAGACGAGGTGCGCAAGGCCTACCGCAAGCTCGCGCGCAAGTACCACCCCGACGTCAGCAAGGAAGCCGACGCCGAGAAGCGCATGCGCGACATCAACGAAGCCAACGACGTGCTGCGCGACAAGGAAAAGCGCGCCGCCTACGACGCACTGGCCGACCGCGTGGCCCGCGGCGGACACCCCGAGGGCGACTTTCAGCCGCCGCCGGACTGGGACACCGGCTTCGAATTTCACCGCGGCCCGGGGCAAGGGCCGGCCGACCACGCGGGCTTCAGCGACTTCTTCTCCTCGCTCTTCGGCGAAGCCGAGCGGCGTGGCGCGGCAAGGCGCAACTACCGCGCGCGCGGCGAAGACCATCACGCGGCCATCGAGATCTCCCTTGAAGACGCGCTCAACGGCGCCGAGCGCGAGATCACGCTGCGCGCGCAGGAAATCGACGCGCAGGGCCGCCCTGCGCTCAAGACGCGCACGCTCAGCGTCAAGATCCCGCCCGGCATGCACCCGGGGCAGTTCATCCGGCTTGCCGGACAGGGCATGCCCGGCCACGGCGGCGAGCCGGCCGGAGACCTGTACCTGGAGGTGCGCATTGCGCCCCACAGGCTCTACCGCGTCGAAGAGCGCGACCTCTACATGACGCTGCCCGTCACCCCGGCCGAAGCCGCGCTCGGTGCGCAGGTGAAGGTGCCGGTGCCCACCGGCGGTGCGGTCGAGGTGACCGTGCCGCGCAACGCGCGCAGCGGCCTCAAGCTCAGGCTCAAGGGCCGCGGCCTGGGCGGCAAGCAGCCCGGCGACCTGTACCTGCTGCTCGACATTGCCCTGCCCCCGGCCGACAGCGAGGCCGCGCGCAAGGCCTACGAGCAACTGGCGCAGGCATCGGCTTCGTTCAACCCACGCCAGCATCTGGGAGTGTGA
- a CDS encoding chaperone modulator CbpM: MATVSVTTAISASQPLAASELAHACGADTEWVVQLVEVGIVQISTAEAPPERWQFSSSDLQCALEARRLERDFGVGLDAAALILDLQHEVRRLKAVIRAHGLR; this comes from the coding sequence ATGGCGACCGTTTCCGTCACAACAGCCATCAGCGCGTCGCAGCCGCTTGCCGCGAGCGAGCTCGCCCATGCCTGCGGCGCCGACACCGAATGGGTGGTGCAGCTCGTCGAAGTGGGCATCGTGCAAATTTCTACCGCCGAGGCGCCGCCCGAGCGCTGGCAGTTTTCGAGCAGCGACCTGCAATGCGCGCTCGAGGCGCGCCGGCTGGAGCGCGACTTTGGCGTGGGCCTGGACGCCGCCGCGCTGATTCTCGACCTGCAGCACGAGGTGCGGCGGCTCAAGGCCGTGATTCGCGCGCACGGCTTGCGCTAG
- a CDS encoding DUF2894 domain-containing protein: protein MSEHVDPIEMIGTWRAQGQHRADPVRFHFMEALARRTAAHQGEARRVLDEKLAGLAAAYGRNLENSQGADGAPALAAAKRLPAGAPARGPLAELVDHIARHAPAIGGSTAAAAEDTLHGLAPAPAELKSLKFFKSTWSRLSAERRLTQSLAKVPENAGPLNSHHLVHRSLLLMRDLSPEYLNRFMSYVDTLLWVDQLNGAGAAAPVNTPRAETSKKTGRGKSA, encoded by the coding sequence GTGAGCGAGCACGTCGATCCCATCGAGATGATCGGCACCTGGCGTGCGCAGGGGCAGCATCGCGCGGACCCGGTGCGCTTTCATTTCATGGAGGCGTTGGCCAGGCGTACGGCCGCCCACCAGGGGGAGGCGAGGCGCGTCCTCGATGAGAAGCTCGCCGGCCTGGCTGCGGCCTACGGCAGGAATCTTGAAAACTCCCAGGGCGCCGATGGAGCCCCGGCGCTCGCTGCCGCGAAACGACTGCCTGCAGGCGCACCCGCTCGCGGCCCGCTGGCGGAGCTGGTCGACCATATTGCGCGGCATGCACCGGCCATCGGCGGCAGCACCGCGGCGGCGGCAGAAGACACGCTGCACGGCCTTGCGCCAGCGCCCGCCGAACTGAAGAGCCTCAAGTTCTTCAAGAGCACCTGGTCGCGTCTCAGCGCCGAGCGGCGGCTGACGCAGTCGCTCGCCAAGGTGCCCGAGAACGCCGGCCCGCTCAACTCGCACCACCTGGTGCACCGGTCGCTGCTGTTGATGCGCGACTTGTCGCCGGAGTACCTCAACCGCTTCATGAGCTACGTCGACACCCTGCTGTGGGTCGATCAGCTGAACGGTGCCGGCGCCGCGGCGCCCGTGAATACGCCGCGCGCCGAAACCTCGAAGAAGACCGGGCGCGGCAAATCCGCCTGA
- a CDS encoding OmpA family protein: protein MGEEADGGLEPSVPVWAVFGDLMAGLVGAFVLILVGALGMQLDLAAKLEAEVQQRQAETQRREALEQALAGPLAAGRVTLNNGRIGISGSVLFAFNSADLQPEGRQLLKSLAAPVAAYLKARDEVLMVSGFTDDRQMRQSKDGNRPFADNWELSAQRALTVTRALIEEGIPSSSVFAAAFGSEQAVASNADAEGRSKNRRVEMAPTPRQSNANTKRP, encoded by the coding sequence ATGGGTGAAGAAGCCGACGGCGGACTGGAACCGAGCGTTCCGGTATGGGCGGTGTTCGGCGACCTGATGGCGGGGCTGGTCGGCGCGTTTGTGCTCATTCTCGTGGGTGCGCTCGGCATGCAGCTGGACCTTGCGGCCAAGCTCGAAGCCGAAGTGCAGCAGCGGCAGGCCGAAACGCAGCGCCGCGAAGCACTCGAACAAGCCTTGGCCGGGCCGCTCGCGGCGGGCCGCGTTACGCTGAACAACGGGCGCATCGGCATCAGCGGCAGCGTGCTGTTTGCCTTCAACTCCGCCGACCTGCAGCCTGAAGGCCGCCAGCTGCTCAAGAGCCTGGCCGCGCCGGTGGCGGCCTACCTCAAGGCGCGCGATGAGGTGCTGATGGTGAGCGGCTTCACCGACGACCGGCAGATGCGGCAGTCGAAAGATGGCAACCGCCCGTTCGCAGACAACTGGGAGCTGTCGGCCCAGCGGGCGCTCACGGTCACGCGGGCGCTGATCGAAGAGGGCATTCCCTCGTCCTCGGTGTTTGCCGCGGCATTCGGCTCCGAGCAGGCGGTCGCGTCCAATGCCGATGCCGAAGGCCGCTCGAAAAACCGGCGTGTGGAAATGGCGCCCACGCCAAGGCAATCCAATGCCAACACGAAGCGGCCGTGA